Proteins from a single region of Azospira inquinata:
- a CDS encoding DUF2721 domain-containing protein: MDLTTPALLFPAISLLLLAYTNRFLTLAQVIRQLHASVERESRLVQRQIPGLKRRIMLIQYMQSFGVLSFLLCALSMFALYVHETTLGKLLFGISILALAVSLVLSLMEVLISTNALAVVVEDVEERGKAAEKDAEGA, translated from the coding sequence ATGGATCTCACCACCCCTGCCCTGCTCTTCCCCGCCATTTCCCTCCTGCTCCTGGCCTACACCAACCGCTTCCTTACCCTGGCCCAGGTTATCCGCCAGCTCCACGCCTCGGTGGAACGGGAAAGCCGCCTGGTGCAGCGCCAAATCCCCGGCCTCAAGCGGCGCATCATGCTCATCCAGTACATGCAGAGCTTTGGCGTCCTGAGCTTCCTCCTCTGCGCCCTCTCCATGTTCGCCCTGTACGTCCATGAAACCACCCTGGGCAAACTCCTCTTCGGCATCAGCATCCTCGCCCTGGCCGTCTCCCTGGTCCTCTCCCTCATGGAAGTGCTGATTTCCACCAACGCCCTGGCGGTGGTGGTGGAGGATGTGGAGGAACGGGGGAAGGCGGCGGAAAAGGACGCCGAGGGGGCGTAA
- the metH gene encoding methionine synthase — MQPDRSTEITALLKQRILILDGAMGTMIQRHGLGEADYRGERFRDHPHDLKGNNDLLLLTQPQIIRGIHAAYLEAGADIIETNTFNATAVSQADYNLTELVYELNFEGARLAREVCDHFTAANPAKPRFVAGVLGPTSRTASISPDVNDPSYRNVSFDALVANYTESIQGLVDGGADLLLVETVFDTLNAKAALFAIERFFDQLGQRLPVMISGTITDASGRTLSGQTAEAFWNSLRHIQPLSFGLNCALGAGELRQYVAELSRVCDCFVSAHPNAGLPNAFGGYDETPEMLAEALAEWGRSGLINIAGGCCGTSPDHIRAVAQALAGQAPRVPAQPAPALRLSGLEPFNVGPDSLFVNVGERTNVTGSKAFARMILEGRFDDALAVARQQVENGAQVIDINMDEAMLDSLAAMDKFLKLVASEPDIARVPIMLDSSKWEVIEAGLKCIQGKGIVNSISMKEGEAKFLHQARLARRYGAAVIVMAFDEQGQADTYARKTTICERAYRLLTAPEAEGGAGFPAEDIIFDPNVFAIATGIPEHDNYAVDFIEATRWIRQHLPHAGVSGGVSNVSFSFRGNNPVREAIHTVFLYHAIQAGMTMGIVNAGMLGVYDDLDPELRRKVEDVVLNRHPAAGEALVEFAQTVKEGAAKDTGPDLSWRQLPVDKRLEHALVKGITDFVVADTEEVRATFAAQGKPPLSVIEGPLMNGMNTVGDLFGAGKMFLPQVVKSARVMKQAVAHLIPYIEEEKARTGAGSKGKIVIATVKGDVHDIGKNIVGVVLGCNGYEVVDLGVMVPCDKILHAAKEHGAQAIGLSGLITPSLEEMAHVADEMQRQGWAASGVPLLIGGATTSRAHTAIKIATNYEGPVVYVPDASRAVGVVTRLLSQVQRDDYVAEVAADYEHIREQHAGKKGSPLVTLAEARANAYPIDWGHYQPPVPKAPGLHVLGEVPLSTLADYIDWGPFFQTWDLAGRFPAILDDAVVGETARGVYRDAQAMLARIVAEKWLTAKAVFGLWPANREGDDLHFYPDESRTTPSFTWHGLRQQHKRPADKANLCLADFVAPKDSGVADYAGAFAVTAGLGIEAKLAEFEAAHDDYQSILLKSLADRLAEACAEWLHERVRREYWGYAPEEASSNEDLIKETYQGIRPAPGYPACPDHTAKGGLFRLLDAPANADMHLTESFAMSPAASVSGFYLSHPESQYFAMQKIGQDQLEDWAQRTGHSLEEAKYWLAPLL; from the coding sequence ATGCAGCCCGATCGCAGCACCGAAATCACCGCTCTCCTAAAACAGCGCATCCTCATCCTGGACGGGGCCATGGGCACCATGATCCAGCGCCATGGCCTGGGCGAGGCCGATTACCGGGGCGAGCGCTTCCGGGATCACCCCCACGATCTGAAGGGCAACAACGATCTGCTGCTCCTCACCCAGCCCCAGATTATCCGGGGCATCCACGCCGCCTATCTGGAGGCGGGTGCGGACATTATCGAGACCAACACCTTCAACGCCACGGCGGTGTCCCAGGCGGATTACAACCTCACCGAACTGGTCTATGAGCTGAATTTTGAGGGGGCCCGGCTGGCCCGGGAAGTCTGCGACCATTTCACCGCCGCCAATCCGGCCAAGCCCCGCTTCGTCGCCGGGGTGCTGGGCCCCACCAGCCGCACCGCCTCCATTTCCCCGGACGTGAATGACCCCAGCTACCGCAATGTGAGCTTTGACGCCCTGGTAGCCAATTACACCGAATCCATCCAGGGCCTGGTGGACGGGGGGGCGGATCTGCTCCTGGTGGAAACCGTATTCGACACCCTGAACGCCAAGGCCGCCCTGTTCGCCATCGAGCGCTTTTTCGACCAGCTGGGTCAGCGTCTGCCGGTGATGATCTCCGGCACCATCACGGACGCCTCCGGGCGCACCCTGTCGGGCCAGACGGCGGAAGCCTTCTGGAATTCCCTGCGCCACATCCAGCCCCTCTCCTTCGGCCTCAACTGCGCCCTGGGGGCCGGGGAACTGCGCCAGTACGTGGCCGAACTGTCCCGGGTCTGCGATTGCTTTGTTTCCGCCCACCCCAACGCGGGCCTGCCCAACGCCTTCGGCGGCTATGACGAAACCCCGGAAATGCTGGCGGAAGCCCTGGCCGAATGGGGCCGCTCCGGGCTCATCAACATCGCCGGGGGCTGCTGCGGCACGTCTCCGGACCACATCCGGGCCGTGGCCCAGGCCCTGGCCGGGCAGGCGCCCCGGGTGCCCGCCCAGCCCGCCCCGGCCCTGCGCCTTTCCGGGCTGGAGCCCTTTAACGTAGGGCCGGACAGCCTCTTTGTGAATGTGGGGGAACGGACCAACGTCACCGGCTCCAAGGCCTTCGCCCGCATGATCCTGGAAGGCCGTTTCGACGACGCCCTGGCGGTGGCCCGCCAGCAGGTGGAAAACGGCGCCCAGGTCATCGACATCAACATGGATGAAGCCATGCTGGATTCCCTGGCCGCCATGGACAAGTTCCTCAAGCTGGTGGCTTCCGAACCGGATATTGCCCGGGTGCCCATCATGCTGGACTCCTCCAAGTGGGAGGTGATCGAGGCGGGCCTGAAGTGCATCCAGGGCAAGGGCATCGTCAATTCCATTTCCATGAAGGAAGGGGAGGCCAAGTTCTTGCACCAGGCCCGGCTGGCCCGGCGCTACGGGGCGGCGGTGATTGTCATGGCCTTTGACGAGCAGGGCCAGGCGGACACCTACGCCCGCAAGACCACCATCTGCGAACGGGCCTACCGGCTCCTCACCGCCCCGGAAGCGGAAGGAGGGGCGGGCTTCCCGGCGGAAGACATCATTTTTGACCCCAACGTGTTCGCCATCGCCACGGGCATTCCGGAACACGACAATTACGCGGTGGATTTCATCGAAGCCACCCGCTGGATTCGCCAACATCTGCCCCACGCCGGAGTGTCCGGCGGGGTTTCCAACGTCTCCTTCTCCTTCCGGGGCAACAACCCGGTGCGGGAAGCCATCCACACCGTCTTCCTCTACCACGCCATTCAGGCCGGCATGACCATGGGCATCGTCAATGCGGGCATGCTGGGGGTGTACGACGATCTGGACCCGGAATTGCGCCGCAAGGTGGAGGACGTGGTCCTCAACCGCCATCCGGCCGCCGGGGAAGCCCTGGTGGAATTCGCCCAGACCGTGAAGGAAGGGGCGGCCAAGGACACGGGGCCGGACCTGAGCTGGCGCCAGCTGCCCGTGGATAAGCGCCTGGAACACGCCCTGGTAAAGGGCATCACGGACTTCGTGGTGGCGGATACGGAAGAGGTACGGGCCACCTTCGCCGCCCAGGGCAAGCCGCCCCTGTCGGTCATTGAAGGCCCCCTGATGAACGGCATGAACACGGTGGGGGATCTCTTTGGCGCGGGCAAAATGTTCCTGCCCCAGGTGGTGAAATCCGCCCGGGTCATGAAACAGGCCGTGGCCCACCTGATTCCCTACATCGAAGAGGAAAAGGCCCGCACCGGCGCCGGTTCCAAGGGCAAGATCGTCATCGCCACGGTGAAGGGGGACGTGCACGACATCGGCAAAAACATCGTGGGCGTGGTGCTGGGCTGCAACGGCTATGAAGTGGTGGATCTGGGGGTCATGGTGCCCTGCGACAAGATTCTCCACGCCGCCAAGGAGCACGGCGCCCAGGCCATCGGCCTCTCCGGCCTGATTACGCCGTCCCTGGAAGAAATGGCCCACGTGGCAGACGAAATGCAGCGCCAGGGCTGGGCCGCCAGCGGGGTGCCCCTGCTCATCGGCGGCGCCACCACCAGCCGGGCCCACACCGCCATCAAAATCGCCACCAACTATGAGGGCCCCGTGGTCTACGTGCCCGACGCCTCCCGGGCCGTGGGGGTGGTGACCCGCCTCCTTTCCCAGGTTCAGCGGGACGACTACGTGGCGGAAGTGGCGGCGGATTACGAGCACATCCGGGAGCAGCACGCGGGGAAAAAGGGCAGCCCCCTGGTCACCCTGGCGGAAGCCCGGGCCAACGCCTACCCCATCGACTGGGGCCACTATCAGCCCCCCGTGCCCAAGGCCCCCGGCCTCCATGTGCTGGGCGAGGTGCCCCTCTCCACTCTGGCGGATTACATCGACTGGGGCCCCTTCTTCCAGACCTGGGATCTGGCGGGCCGCTTCCCGGCCATTCTGGACGACGCCGTGGTGGGGGAAACCGCCCGGGGCGTGTACCGGGACGCCCAGGCCATGCTGGCCCGGATCGTGGCGGAAAAATGGCTCACCGCCAAGGCCGTCTTCGGCCTCTGGCCCGCCAACCGAGAAGGGGACGACCTCCACTTCTACCCAGACGAAAGCCGGACCACCCCCAGCTTTACCTGGCACGGCCTGCGCCAGCAGCACAAGCGCCCGGCGGACAAGGCCAATCTCTGCCTGGCCGACTTCGTCGCCCCGAAGGACAGCGGCGTGGCGGACTACGCCGGGGCCTTTGCCGTCACCGCCGGCCTGGGCATCGAGGCCAAGCTGGCGGAATTTGAAGCGGCCCACGACGACTACCAGTCCATCCTGCTCAAGTCCCTGGCCGACCGGCTCGCCGAAGCCTGCGCCGAATGGCTCCATGAGCGGGTACGGCGGGAATACTGGGGCTACGCCCCAGAGGAAGCCAGTAGCAACGAAGACCTGATCAAGGAAACCTACCAGGGCATCCGCCCCGCCCCCGGCTACCCGGCCTGCCCGGATCACACCGCCAAGGGCGGCCTGTTCCGGCTCCTGGACGCCCCGGCCAACGCGGACATGCACCTCACGGAAAGCTTCGCCATGTCCCCCGCCGCCTCCGTCTCCGGCTTCTACCTCTCCCACCCGGAATCCCAGTACTTCGCCATGCAGAAAATCGGCCAGGACCAACTGGAAGACTGGGCCCAACGCACCGGCCACAGCCTGGAAGAAGCCAAGTACTGGCTGGCGCCGTTGCTGTAA